ATTATTAATGAGCGCTTGCAGGGCGAGATGGATATCAGAATCATTTAAGGTTGCCCTTTTTCCTTTTACGGTCAATGTTTCGATATAAAGATCTTTTAATAAATCACTACAAGCTTGTGCATAGCGATGTTCACCAAGAATTTGGAAATGTGCACCCTTATAGACGATTTCAACACCTAAACGACGTTCAATTTGTTTTAAATTGTCATCAAAGGCACCGCACAAGATCGCTAATCGGCTGGTATCGGCTGGTACTAAATCAAGATGAACTGTAGTTAACTTTGTAGTCAAAATTATCAAACCTCATTATATGGGGATTTATACCCCTTATTATATTTATGCATTTAATTCAGGCGTAAAAGTTTCAACACCTAATTTATTTTCATGTTTATTAACAATATCACTTGGGCGAATTGATTCGCGTAAATTCATTTCAGATTCACCCCGAATGAATTTTCCTCGAATGGAGTTGGTATGCACTTCGGTTATTTCAACATCAACGAATCCACCAATTGAGCGATGGTCACCTTCAAAATTGACTATGCGATTGTTCTCTGTGCGTCCGTACAGTTCCATGATATTTTTTCGTGAAGGTCCCTCAACTAATATACGCTGTACCGTGCCGACCATTTTACGACCAATAAGCTGAGAGTTTTGATGAATTCTATCTTGTAAAATAGCTAAACGCTGTTTTTTAGTTTCAGGGCTTACATCATCAGGCATATCAGCTGCCGGCGTGCCTGGGCGTTGACTATAAATGAAGCTATAGCTGGTATCAAAACCAATATAATTAATTAGATCCATTGTTTGTTGGAAATCGTCATCGCTTTCATTAGGGAAACCAACAATAAAATCACTACTGATGGTTAAATTGGGGCGAACGGCTTTGAGTTGTGCAATTTTTTCTTTGTACTGAGCTACGCTATGGCCGCGTTTCATGGCACTTAAAATGCGATCTGAACCAGCTTGTACTGGTAGATGTAAAAAATCCACTAGTTCTGGGGTATCTCTATAAACATCAATAATCTCTTCCGTAAAGTCAATTGGATTACTGGTGGTGTAACGTAAACGATCAATGCCATCAATCGAGGCGACATAACGCAATAACTCTGCAAAACTACAGGTATCGCCATCATGTGTTGCACCAATGTATGAATTTACATTTTGTCCCAGCAGATTAACTTCACGCACACCTTGTTCTGCAAGTTGTGCAATTTCTAACAGTACATCGTCTAGAGGGCGACTGACTTCTTCACCTCGAGTATAAGGAACAACACAGAAAGTACAGTACTTAGAGCAGCCTTCCATAATTGAAACAAAAGCCGTAGCTCCTTCCGCTCTTGGCTCTGGCAAGGAATCGAACTTTTCTATTTCAGGGAAGCTAACATCGACCACAGCCCCTTTATTTTCTCTTATCTCTTTTATCATGTCAGGTAGGCGATGTAATGTTTGTGGTCCAAATACAATATCCACATAGGGCGCACGAGTACGGATAGCTTTGCCTTCTTGTGATGCAACACAGCCCCCGACACCAATAATTAGGTCTGGCTTGTTATCTTTTAATTTTTTCCAGCGTCCAAGTTGATGGAATACTTTTTCTTGCGCTTTTTCTCGAATAGAGCAAGTATTCAGTAGAATAACGTCGGCATCTTCGGCACTATCGGTCGCGATATAACCATTAGTTGAATTTAATAGATCGGCCATTTTAGATGAATCGTATTCATTCATCTGACAACCCCAAGTTTTGACGTGTAACTTCATACTCATAATTTCTTGCTCATTCGTGCTTATAAAAAAATAGAGGTGGCATTTTACGCACATCAACGCGATCTTGCTACTGTTTGTTTAGATCTTAGTTGATCCCTCCCTAAGTTCAGTATAAAGAAAGATAGTTGCTTATAATAAGCTTTGTTATAGTAACGCTATTAATTGAAATACCTAGTTGAGGAAGGTTTAGTGCAAAATAGAGAAGTTATTGTTGTTGGCGGTGGGATGGTCGGTGCGCTTACTGCTTTGCTATTGGCACAGCTAGGTAATAAGGTTAAGTTGATCGAAAAGTCTCCCTGTATCAGACCTATGGAAAATGATGGTTTTGATTTACGTGTTTCTGCTTTTAGTGCGCAAAGTAAAAATATACTCGTAGCAGCGGGTATTTGGGATGATCTACCCAAATCGCGGTTATGTGCCTATCAGAGATTACAAACCTGGGAGAAAAGTAGTGAAAAATTGTGCTTTGATAGTCAAGCTGTTGGTCTCGAGGCTTTAGGGTATATCGCCGAAAATAGGCTTATTCAATCTGCTTTGTGGGATAAATTAAAACAGCTTGATAATGTCTGTTTGTACGAAAAAAGGCAGGTAAAAAAAATTGTCAATGGTTATGCAGAGGTCTCTCTCCTATTAGATGACGAGCAGAGTCTGAGAGCTGACTTATTAATTGCCTGTGACGGTGGGAATTCAGCGGTTCGGCAATTATTGCAGATCGGTATTACGGCTTGGGATTATCGCCAACAATGCCTGCTCATCACAATTAAAACAGATATTGCGCAGCAAAATATCACTTGGCAAGAGTTTCGAGAGAGCGGCCCCTGCGCCTTTTTACCCTTAGCGAATAACAATGCCTGTTTAGTTTGGTACCATAAACCACAAAAAATAAAACAGTTACAATCACTTTCTAATGAGCAACTTAAGCTCGCTATCTTACAAGAATTTCCTGCTCTATCCTTTGATTTTTCAGTACAAGATAAAGGTGGCTTTCCGTTAACTCGTCGTCATGCTCAGCGTTATTATCAAGGCCGTTGTGTGTTATTAGGTGATGCTGCACATACCATTAACCCTTTAGCTGGGCAGGGGGTTAACTTAGGTTTTAAAGATGTGCAATGCCTCGTTGATTTATTGCAACATTGTGCTGATTTACCTATCAATAATATATTACAACGCTATCAATCAATGCGTAAACCCGCTAACTTAGTGATGCAGACTGCGATGGATCTGTTTTACAAAAGCAGTAAATCAGAGTTACCACTATTACGTATTTTACGTAAAGGGGTGTTATCGGCAGCTCAGCATA
This window of the Psychromonas sp. MME1 genome carries:
- a CDS encoding FAD-dependent monooxygenase — encoded protein: MQNREVIVVGGGMVGALTALLLAQLGNKVKLIEKSPCIRPMENDGFDLRVSAFSAQSKNILVAAGIWDDLPKSRLCAYQRLQTWEKSSEKLCFDSQAVGLEALGYIAENRLIQSALWDKLKQLDNVCLYEKRQVKKIVNGYAEVSLLLDDEQSLRADLLIACDGGNSAVRQLLQIGITAWDYRQQCLLITIKTDIAQQNITWQEFRESGPCAFLPLANNNACLVWYHKPQKIKQLQSLSNEQLKLAILQEFPALSFDFSVQDKGGFPLTRRHAQRYYQGRCVLLGDAAHTINPLAGQGVNLGFKDVQCLVDLLQHCADLPINNILQRYQSMRKPANLVMQTAMDLFYKSSKSELPLLRILRKGVLSAAQHSGGLKNKVMKYAMGL
- the miaB gene encoding tRNA (N6-isopentenyl adenosine(37)-C2)-methylthiotransferase MiaB — protein: MSMKLHVKTWGCQMNEYDSSKMADLLNSTNGYIATDSAEDADVILLNTCSIREKAQEKVFHQLGRWKKLKDNKPDLIIGVGGCVASQEGKAIRTRAPYVDIVFGPQTLHRLPDMIKEIRENKGAVVDVSFPEIEKFDSLPEPRAEGATAFVSIMEGCSKYCTFCVVPYTRGEEVSRPLDDVLLEIAQLAEQGVREVNLLGQNVNSYIGATHDGDTCSFAELLRYVASIDGIDRLRYTTSNPIDFTEEIIDVYRDTPELVDFLHLPVQAGSDRILSAMKRGHSVAQYKEKIAQLKAVRPNLTISSDFIVGFPNESDDDFQQTMDLINYIGFDTSYSFIYSQRPGTPAADMPDDVSPETKKQRLAILQDRIHQNSQLIGRKMVGTVQRILVEGPSRKNIMELYGRTENNRIVNFEGDHRSIGGFVDVEITEVHTNSIRGKFIRGESEMNLRESIRPSDIVNKHENKLGVETFTPELNA